A region of the Mycobacterium sp. NBC_00419 genome:
CACTAGGCCGCAGCCCGGCCAGGAGACCGCGGCGCGCTAGCCCCACTCGTGGTTCATCGCGCGCGAATCGGTGATGTCGTCGAGGGATTCCAGACGCCGCAGCCGCGGCCGCGTCGTGGCGATGAGCACGAGCGCCCCGAGTGCGGTGACCGCGCCCAGCACGAAGATGGCGATGAAGCTGCTCTCCGCGGGAAAGCCGTGCTGCGAGCGGCTCAGCAGGACGGCCACGATCGCAGCGGCCACCGAACTGCCGATGGTGCGCGCGATCGCGTTCATGCTCGTCGCGACGCCGGTTTCCCCGGCGTCGACCTCTTGTACGACCAACGCGGGCAGCGCCCCGTACGCCAGGCTGATGTAGGCGTTGGCCAGCACGGTGGCGGCGATGACCTGCCACGGCTGGTCGTGCAGCACCGCCAGCAGGGTGAAGCCGACCACCCCGGCCATCGCGCCGACCACCAGGACGATGCGGGCCCCGAAGCGGTCGATGTAGCGGCCGCTGAGCACCGCGGTGACGAAGCCCGCGACCGCGCCAGGAAGCAGGAACACCAGGCTGGCACCCAGGACCGTGGCGCCGAAACCGTAACCGCTTGCCACCGGGGACTGAACGAAGTCGGTCAGACCGAGGAAGCTGAGGTACAGCCCCATCCCCACAAGCACGGTGGCGATATTGGTCAGCAGGATCGGGCGCCGGGACAGCATCGCGGTGGACACCAGGGGCTGTGCGCTGCGGCGCTCCCACCACCACCACGCGCCCAGGGCCGCCAGGCCCGCGCCCGCGCAGCCGATCGTGCGCGGTGAGGCCCATCCCCAGCCGGTGCCCTGGGTGATGGCCAGCAGCACCGCGGACAACCCGACGGCCAGTCCGAGGGCTCCGGCCCAGTCGATCGTGCCCGACGCCGTGCGCGGCCTCGACGGGACGACGAGCAGCACCATGACGATCACCATCGCGGTGAACGCGGTGGTCAGCCAGAACACCCGGTGATAGCCGGCGTCGCCGCGCATCAGCAGACCGGTCACCACCAGACCCATGCCGCCGCCGAAGCCGAGGGTTCCGGACAGCACCGCCATCGCCCGCATCAGCCGGTCCGGGGGCAATTCCTCGCGCAGGATCGACACGCTGATCGGGTACAGCGAGTACGAGGCGCCCTGGAGCACCCGCGCGATGATCAGCAGCGGAAGTGACGCGGTCAGTGCGGCGAGCAGCGATCCGGCCAGCACGACGGCCAGCACCACCAGCAGGACCCGGCGCTTGCTGTAGAGGTCGGCCAGCCGGCCGATCAACGGAGTGGTGGCCGCGGCGGCGAGCAGGTTGGCGGTGACGGCCCAGCTGACGTGGACGGTGGAGGCGTTGAGCTGGCGGGCGATCACACCCAGGACGGGCACGACCCCGGTCTGCAGAACGGCGACGGTCAGGGCCACCACACTCAGCGTCGCTACGAGCAGACCCGGCCGGGGGTGAGGTGAGCCGGAGTCGACGTGGGGACGGACAGCGCCGAGCTCAGACACCCCAGGCCCTACCTTCCGTCGCGCCGACCCCTTTATTATGTCGACTAAGCATCCGGGCGCGGACACCGGAGGGCCTTGTGCGAGGATGCGCCAATGCGGAACGGCCCGGCGCATTTCACAGCGGAATCTGACGGTACCTTCCATCCGACCCGGTGGGCGCAGAGCCGCTGGGGCGAGGACATGCTCAACGGTCCAGCGGTCGTGGCACTGGCTGCCTGGAGTCTCGAGCGGGAGTACGGGCTCGAGGGATTCCTTCCCGGCCGTCTCACCGTTGACCTGTTCAAGGCGGCCCGCAAACGCCCAACCCACATGCGCACCCGCCTGATTCGCGACGGCCACCGAATCCGCAACTCCGAATGCGATGTGATTCAGGGCGAGACGGTCGTGGCACGCGCGACGTTGGTGCAGTACCGCACATCCGAACCGCCGCCGGGTGAGGAGTGGATCGGGGACGGCACCTTCGCCCCGCCGCAGCAGACGCACGACAATGCGTACCTCATCGGCAGCGACGGCGCCGGCTGGGACACCAGAGGCGGAGAACACCAGAACACCACCCGAAAGCGCTTCTACCACAAGCCCATCGACGCCGTCGCCGGCCAGGGGTTGACCCCGTTCGTGCGTGCGGTGATCGTCGCGGAGGCCACCAGCCTGGTGTGCAACCTGGGGACCAAGGGCATCGGGTACATCAACGGTGACCTGACTGTGGCGCTGACCCGGTTACCGCAGTCGCACTACATCGGCCTGCAGGCGGAAACGCATTGGGCGGCCGACGGGGTGTCGGTCGGCACGGCGACCCTGCACGATGAGCACGGCCCGTTCGGCACCGGGATGGTCACCGCGATCGCCAACCCGGCCGCCCAACTCGACTTCGGCGGTTTCAATGCCGTGCCCAATCTGCAGGTGTGACCGGCTTATAGCAGCCCGCGCAGTTGGTCGTGCGGTAGCGCGGGGGAGCGGTGCCCGTCGCGCCCGACCATGTCGGCATTGACCACCAGCGCGTTGAGCACGGCTTCCTCGACCGCCTGCACGACGGCGGTGTACAGCTCGTCCATCCGGCCCCAGGGCAGGAATGTCAGCTGGGAGAACTCGTCGTCCGCCGGTGCGCCAGTGGGGAAGCGGCTGGCCAGCCCCGGTGCCGGTGCGGTGGAGAACGCGAGAAAGATGTCGCCGGAGAAGTGGCTGCCGGTGGTGCCGGTCCGCGCCAGGCCCAGGGGAACGCGGCGGGCCAGCGCCTTGCATTGGCCGGGCAGCAGCGGGGCGTCGGTGGCGATCACCGCGATGACCGAACCGGCACCCGGCGGCGGGCGGTTCAGGTCGTGCTCGAACCAGTCACCGGCGAGCGGATTGTCCACGCCCAGTAAGGGACCCACGTGTCGGCCGGCAACGGTGAGTTCGTCGCGTGACCCGAAGTTGGCCTGGACGAAAGCGCCGACGGTGAACGTGTGGCTGGCATACCGCACACGGCGCGACGCAGTTCCGTTGCCGCCCTTGAACTCATAGCAGTTCATCCCGGTTCCGCCACCGACCGAGCCTTCCGCGACCGGGCCGCCCGTCGCGCTGTCGAGTGCGGCCTCGGCATGCTCGGGACGGACGTGACCGCCGTTGATGTCGTTGAGGTAGCCGTCCCAGGTCTCCGCGCACACCGGAAGCAGCCACTGGCGGGCCAGCACCGGGTCGACGCGGTTGGCCCAGGAGATCACCCCGGTGTGGCAGGCCCCCACGGCATGCGTATTCGACAGCAGCACAGGGAGGTTGAACGATCCGGACTCCTCGATCCACGTCGTGCCGGTCATCTCGCCGTTGCCGTTGAGGGAATGCCAGCCCGCGGCACACGGCTGACCGACGCCGGCGCGCCCGCGCGGCAGGATCGCGGTGACACCGGTGCGAACCGGCCCGCGGCCAACCTCCAGCGGCCCGTCACCGCTGATGAGGGTGACGACCCCCACCTCGACACCGGGCACGTCGGTGAGCGCGTTGAGCGGCCCGGGCTCTCCGGACACTGCGATTCCCAGACCCCGGGCGCGGGGTCGTCCGTCGGGGGCGTATGCCTGCGGCGAGTTCACCTCGCAGACCCTACCGCCGGTCATCGGCTGACACACCCCACGCGATTGGGCATGATCGTCTGCGAGACGACGGAGAAGGGGCAACGATGACGAGCCGCTCTGAGGTGCTGATCACGGCGGCGCAACTGATCAGCCGCATCGGCGCCGGTGAGCCGGTGACGATCCTCGACGTGCGATGGCAGCTCGCCGAACCCGATGGTCGTGCCGCCTACCTCGCGCAACATCTGCCCGGTGCGGTCTACGTATCGCTGGACGACGAGCTGAGCGACCATAGCGTCACCGGCCGTGGCCGTCACCCGCTGCCCTCGGGTGCCGCCCTGACGGCGGCTGCACGGCGATGGGGTGTGCACCAGGGCCGGCCGATCGTGGTCTACGACGATTGGAATCGTGCCGGTTCGGCACGGGCCTGGTGGGTGCTGCGTGCGGCCGGCCTCGCCGATGTCCGCATCCTCGACGGCGGGCTGGCCGCGTGGCAGGCCGCGGGCGGGCCGCTGGAGGCCGGCGCAGTCGACCCGGAGCCCGGTGACGTGACGCTGGCCCACGACGATCTGTACGCCGGGGCGATGCCCACCCTGAGCGCCGACGACCTCGGCTCGGTGCTGCTGCTGGACGCGCGCGCACCCGAGCGTTTCCGCGGCGAGCTCGAACCCGTCGATCCGGTGGCCGGGCACATCCCCGGTGCCCGCAACCTGCCGAGCACGGCGGTGTTGGCTGCGGACGGCGCGTTCGCCCCCGAGACGGCGATCAGCGCCCAACTGGCTGAGCGCGGCGCCGAGGGCAGCGCGCCGGTGGGCGTCTACTGCGGGTCGGGAGTCACCGCGGCGGTCACGGTCGCCGCACTCGCCGCGCTCGGTCGGCCGGCGGCACTGTTCCCGGGCTCCTGGTCGCAGTGGAGCTCCGACAGCGGGCGCCCGGTGGCTCGCGGGGCGCAGTGACCATGTCCACGTTGTGGACCTACCTGCGCATTCAGGCGATGATCTTCGTCTTCGGCATCGTCGGGCCGCTCTTCTTGATTCTGTACTTCGTCATCCAACCCGACCCGACGGTCAAGTGGATGTACTACATAGGACTAGTGGTCACCGCCGTCGACGTCCTGATAGCGCTCATCCTCACCGAACAGGCCGTCGCGTCGCGGAGACAAGTACACCGCGACACCGACGAGCAGACGTGACCAGGGGGCCGTTCGACGGCAAGGCCGTCATCACCGGTGCGGGCAAGTCCGCCGTCGGCCGCAGGCTGGGCCGCACCGGGCTGGACCTGACGCTGGAGGCGGTGCTGCGCGCCATCGCCGATGCCGGGCTGTCGGTCGACGACGTCGACGGCATCGCCAGCTATCCCGGCCCGGTCGCCGCGGGCGCCGGCTTCTCCGGCTCGAACGTCACCGAGGTGCGTACCGCACTCGGGTTACGCAGCCGCTGGTACATGTCGTCATTGGAGACCGCCGGTCAGATCGGCCCGGTGATCCAGGCGTGCATGGCGGTGGCGCTGGGCCTGGCCAATCACGTCGTGGTGTTCCGGTCGGTGTGGGAGTCCACCGCTGCCGCGCAAGCCGGCGGTGGCCACGCCTCGGTACTGCTCGGTGGTGGCGGCAAGTTGCCGCCGCAGATGGAGTGGACGGCGCCGTTCGGGGCGCTGTCGGCGGCGAACTGGCTGGCCATGCCGGCCCAGCGCTACATGCACGATTTCGGGCTGACCCGCGAGCAGCTCGGGGCGATCGCACTCAACGCGCGCCGCAACGCGGGCCGCAATCCCGATGCGGTCTACCGGGATCCGATGTCGATGGAGGATTACCTGTCGGCCCGGATGATCTCCGAACCGTTGTGCCTCTACGACTGCGACGTTCCGTGCGACGGCGCCACCGCTGTCATCGTGTCGAGCCGGGACGCCGCGGCGGGTCTGCCACGCCACCCGCTGACCGTCGAGTCGGTGGGCCCCGGGATGTTCGAAAGGCCAACGTGGGAGCAACGTTTCGATATCACCACGATGGCCGCCCATGATTCGGCGGCGACGCTGTGGGAGAACACCTCGCTGCGGCCGGCCGATGTCGACATGGCCCAGCTGTACGACGGATTCAGCTTCCTGACCGTGATGTGGTTGGAGGCGTTGGGATTCTGTGAGCACGGCCGGGTCGGTGAGTTCATCGACGGGGGAGAACGTATCGCGCTGGAGGGGCAGCTGCCGTTGAACACCAGCGGCGGCCAGCTCTCCGGAGGACGCCTGCACGGCATGGGCTTCTTGCACGAGGCATGCGTGCAGCTGTGGGAAGAAGGCGGAGCGCGCCAAGCCCCACGTACGCCGGAGGTCGTCGCCGTCGGGGTCGGCGGCGGGCCGGTGGCCGGCTCGATGCTGGTGAGCAGCCGATGAGTGACAGCAGCTACCAGCGCCCCGCACTGCGTCTGGCCCCAAGTCCCACACCGGAATCCACCGCCTTCTGGACCGGTGGGCGCAACGGCGATCTACTGATCTCGCGCTGTCACGGCTGCCGGCATTTCTTCCATCCACCCGGCCCGGTCTGCTGGCGGTGCCGCAGTATGGACGTCGCGGCGGAGAAGGTGTCGGGACGGGCCACGGTCGCGGCATTCACCGTCGACCGTCAGCCCTGGATACCGGGGTTCGATCCGCCCTACATCGTCGCGATCGTCGAACTCGCCGAGGAGCCGGACACCCGGCTGATCACGAACGTCGTCGACGTCGCACCCGAGGACATCCGGGTGGGTCTGGAGGTCGAGGTGTTCTTCGAAGACTGGACCGCACTGTCGGGCGGCGAGGACAGCCGGGTCTGGATACCGCTGTTTCGGCCGGTGCGATGACCGGTCAGTCGCGAACCCACACCGAGATGTAGCCGATCGGGATACCGGTGTGGGCGGCGATGCATTCACGGGCGGCGAGTTCAACGGCGGCACGGGTGTTCGCCTCGGTGACTTCGTTGATCTCGGGGATGGCCACGGTCCACCGGTTGTTCTCCGGGCGGATCTCGATCTCAAAGCACTGACCGGCGACAGGCCGCAGCACGTGGTGGGAACGGACACTACGTTGCGGACGGGTGGAGAAGCCGCGAGTTCTGTACAGGGTGCGCATCTTCTTGCTTTCCGAAACGTTTCTGGGCCGCCGGAAAAGATACAACCCAGTTGGCCGGATTACCAAATCCGGGACTGGGGTTTATCGCAGCATTTGTCCAGGTAATTCATATTCACGACAACCGTTGACCGCCGACGAGAGCCAACCACCATGGACGACAACGTTTCCCCAGCGCAGCGTATCGACGCCCGGATTGCCGAATTGGATGACTGGCGTGGCGAAATGCTGGCCCGGATCCGGGCGGTGATTACGCATGCCGATCCCGAAGTAGTCGAGGAATGGAAGTGGCGCGGCGTTCCGGTCTGGTCACATGCGGGCATCATCTGCACGGGGGAGACCTACAAGAGCGTGGTCAAGGTGACCTTCCTTAAAGGTGCCTCGCTGGACGATCCGTCTGGGCTGTTCAATTCGAGTCTGGACGGCAATACCCGACGGGCCATCGACTTTCGTGACGGCGACGACGTCGACGAGGAGGCGCTGACCGCCCTCGTTCACGCCGCGGTGGCGCTCAACACGTCGCGATAGCCACCGTCATTCCACCAGGCGCCGCCGCATCGCCTCGGCGACCGCTGCCCCGCGGTCGGACACTCCGAGCTTTTCGTACAGCTTCTGGATGTGGGTGCGCACCGTCGCAGGCGACAGGTGGATCTGCTTGCTGATCTCGGGCACCGAGAGGCCCTCGGCGATGAACCGGACGACTTCCAGTTCGCGCGGTGTCAGCACCATCATGTTGCCCTTGGCCCGCTTACGGACCTCGCCGGCCAGGCCCCGGGCCAGCTCGGGCGGCACGACCTCCTCGCCGCGGGCGATGGCACGCACGGCGTCGACCACCTGTTCAGGTGGGGCTTCCTTGCTGATGAAGCCCATTGCGCCGGAGGACAGCGCCTCGTAGACGATGCTGCTGTCGTCGAACGCCGATACCAGCAGCACCTTGGTGGGCAGTTCGTCGCGGGCCACCGCATGGGCCAGGGCCACCCCGTCGAGTCCGGGCATCTTGTAGTCGACCACCGCGACGTCCGGCGTCAGGTCCCGGATGGCCTCCAGCGCCGCGCGGCCGTCGGCGGCCTCGCCGACGACCTCGATGCCGCCGCTGGCCCGCAGCACACGAACCATGCCTTCGCGGAACAACGGGTGGTCATCGCAGACGACGAC
Encoded here:
- a CDS encoding sulfurtransferase, translated to MTSRSEVLITAAQLISRIGAGEPVTILDVRWQLAEPDGRAAYLAQHLPGAVYVSLDDELSDHSVTGRGRHPLPSGAALTAAARRWGVHQGRPIVVYDDWNRAGSARAWWVLRAAGLADVRILDGGLAAWQAAGGPLEAGAVDPEPGDVTLAHDDLYAGAMPTLSADDLGSVLLLDARAPERFRGELEPVDPVAGHIPGARNLPSTAVLAADGAFAPETAISAQLAERGAEGSAPVGVYCGSGVTAAVTVAALAALGRPAALFPGSWSQWSSDSGRPVARGAQ
- a CDS encoding acyl-CoA thioesterase domain-containing protein; translation: MRNGPAHFTAESDGTFHPTRWAQSRWGEDMLNGPAVVALAAWSLEREYGLEGFLPGRLTVDLFKAARKRPTHMRTRLIRDGHRIRNSECDVIQGETVVARATLVQYRTSEPPPGEEWIGDGTFAPPQQTHDNAYLIGSDGAGWDTRGGEHQNTTRKRFYHKPIDAVAGQGLTPFVRAVIVAEATSLVCNLGTKGIGYINGDLTVALTRLPQSHYIGLQAETHWAADGVSVGTATLHDEHGPFGTGMVTAIANPAAQLDFGGFNAVPNLQV
- a CDS encoding MFS transporter, with translation MSELGAVRPHVDSGSPHPRPGLLVATLSVVALTVAVLQTGVVPVLGVIARQLNASTVHVSWAVTANLLAAAATTPLIGRLADLYSKRRVLLVVLAVVLAGSLLAALTASLPLLIIARVLQGASYSLYPISVSILREELPPDRLMRAMAVLSGTLGFGGGMGLVVTGLLMRGDAGYHRVFWLTTAFTAMVIVMVLLVVPSRPRTASGTIDWAGALGLAVGLSAVLLAITQGTGWGWASPRTIGCAGAGLAALGAWWWWERRSAQPLVSTAMLSRRPILLTNIATVLVGMGLYLSFLGLTDFVQSPVASGYGFGATVLGASLVFLLPGAVAGFVTAVLSGRYIDRFGARIVLVVGAMAGVVGFTLLAVLHDQPWQVIAATVLANAYISLAYGALPALVVQEVDAGETGVATSMNAIARTIGSSVAAAIVAVLLSRSQHGFPAESSFIAIFVLGAVTALGALVLIATTRPRLRRLESLDDITDSRAMNHEWG
- a CDS encoding DUF1801 domain-containing protein, with the translated sequence MDDNVSPAQRIDARIAELDDWRGEMLARIRAVITHADPEVVEEWKWRGVPVWSHAGIICTGETYKSVVKVTFLKGASLDDPSGLFNSSLDGNTRRAIDFRDGDDVDEEALTALVHAAVALNTSR
- a CDS encoding long chain fatty acid-CoA synthetase Faa4p, with amino-acid sequence MLRPVAGQCFEIEIRPENNRWTVAIPEINEVTEANTRAAVELAARECIAAHTGIPIGYISVWVRD
- a CDS encoding Zn-ribbon domain-containing OB-fold protein, with protein sequence MSDSSYQRPALRLAPSPTPESTAFWTGGRNGDLLISRCHGCRHFFHPPGPVCWRCRSMDVAAEKVSGRATVAAFTVDRQPWIPGFDPPYIVAIVELAEEPDTRLITNVVDVAPEDIRVGLEVEVFFEDWTALSGGEDSRVWIPLFRPVR
- a CDS encoding DmpA family aminopeptidase — protein: MTGGRVCEVNSPQAYAPDGRPRARGLGIAVSGEPGPLNALTDVPGVEVGVVTLISGDGPLEVGRGPVRTGVTAILPRGRAGVGQPCAAGWHSLNGNGEMTGTTWIEESGSFNLPVLLSNTHAVGACHTGVISWANRVDPVLARQWLLPVCAETWDGYLNDINGGHVRPEHAEAALDSATGGPVAEGSVGGGTGMNCYEFKGGNGTASRRVRYASHTFTVGAFVQANFGSRDELTVAGRHVGPLLGVDNPLAGDWFEHDLNRPPPGAGSVIAVIATDAPLLPGQCKALARRVPLGLARTGTTGSHFSGDIFLAFSTAPAPGLASRFPTGAPADDEFSQLTFLPWGRMDELYTAVVQAVEEAVLNALVVNADMVGRDGHRSPALPHDQLRGLL
- a CDS encoding response regulator transcription factor, encoding MQTSETRTRVVVCDDHPLFREGMVRVLRASGGIEVVGEAADGRAALEAIRDLTPDVAVVDYKMPGLDGVALAHAVARDELPTKVLLVSAFDDSSIVYEALSSGAMGFISKEAPPEQVVDAVRAIARGEEVVPPELARGLAGEVRKRAKGNMMVLTPRELEVVRFIAEGLSVPEISKQIHLSPATVRTHIQKLYEKLGVSDRGAAVAEAMRRRLVE
- a CDS encoding thiolase family protein, with amino-acid sequence MTRGPFDGKAVITGAGKSAVGRRLGRTGLDLTLEAVLRAIADAGLSVDDVDGIASYPGPVAAGAGFSGSNVTEVRTALGLRSRWYMSSLETAGQIGPVIQACMAVALGLANHVVVFRSVWESTAAAQAGGGHASVLLGGGGKLPPQMEWTAPFGALSAANWLAMPAQRYMHDFGLTREQLGAIALNARRNAGRNPDAVYRDPMSMEDYLSARMISEPLCLYDCDVPCDGATAVIVSSRDAAAGLPRHPLTVESVGPGMFERPTWEQRFDITTMAAHDSAATLWENTSLRPADVDMAQLYDGFSFLTVMWLEALGFCEHGRVGEFIDGGERIALEGQLPLNTSGGQLSGGRLHGMGFLHEACVQLWEEGGARQAPRTPEVVAVGVGGGPVAGSMLVSSR